Proteins encoded in a region of the Euleptes europaea isolate rEulEur1 chromosome 3, rEulEur1.hap1, whole genome shotgun sequence genome:
- the LOC130474656 gene encoding interferon-inducible GTPase 5-like, giving the protein MGAAISRVVVRQELEKIKDGLENKSLQDVIKQSQEDLKLLENSALDIAITGVSGAGKSSLVNALRGMTDYEKGAAETGEVEITMERKKYPHPTFSKVAIWDLPGIGTSRFKAKEYLKKVNFKEYDCFIIVASNRFTENDVFLAREIHKMGKKFYYVRTKTDVSIDSERRKPDFSEEKCLEEIRKYCCDNLKKAGESNPQVFLISRWDLNMYDFPFLQVTLENDLDGLKRHALILAMPAFSKEVLKKKRATMEVYIRNVALLSCGIGAIPVPGLSLACDLGILVVTMRHFCKVFGLDADSLSRLANRVGIPVDVLRSAIKKSPMASQITKEFVLDLLTKSLVCGTLMAVEFVLDFVPVLGSLAGGGLSFVTTFYILKNFLYDVAEDAENVRAKAAEFQPELSAKKHTE; this is encoded by the coding sequence ATGGGTGCTGCCATCTCAAGAGTAGTCGTAAGACAGGAACTGGAAAAGATAAAGGATGGTTTGGAAAACAAAAGTCTTCAAGATGTGATAAAACAAAGTCAAGAAGACCTGAAGTTATTAGAAAACTCTGCTCTTGACATCGCCATCACAGGGGTTTCAGGGGCTGGTAAATCATCCCTTGTCAATGCCCTGCGAGGAATGACAGACTATGAAAAAGGTGCAGCTGAGACTGGGGAGGTGGAAATAACAATGGAGCGAAAGAAATATCCACATCCCACATTCTCAAAAGTTGCAATATGGGATCTACCAGGCATTGGGACATCTCGATTTAAAGCAAAGGAATACCTGAAGAAGGTGAATTTTAAGGAGTATGATTGTTTCATCATCGTTGCCTCAAATCGCTTCACTGAGAATGATGTCTTCCTGGCCCGTGAAATTcataaaatggggaagaaattCTACTATGTGCGCACCAAAACGGATGTCAGTATAGATTCTGAAAGAAGAAAACCAGACTTCAGTGAGGAGAAATGCCTGGAAGAGATTAGGAAGTACTGCTGTGATAATCTGAAAAAAGCAGGAGAATCTAATCCACAAGTTTTTCTCATCTCCAGATGGGATTTGAATATGTATGATTTTCCCTTCCTGCAAGTGACTTTGGAGAATGACTTGGATGGTCTCAAGAGACATGCTTTAATCCTGGCTATGCCAGCTTTCTCCAAAGAAGtcctgaagaagaaaagggcTACTATGGAGGTCTATATCAGGAATGTAGCTCTTCTGTCTTGTGGCATTGGGGCCATTCCTGTCCCTGGCCTCTCTCTTGCCTGTGATCTTGGCATCTTGGTGGTAACAATGAGACACTTCTGCAAGGTCTTTGGCTTGGATGCAGATTCCCTCAGTAGACTTGCAAACCGGGTTGGCATACCTGTTGATGTCTTGAGATCAGCTATCAAAAAGTCTCCAATGGCCAGCCAAATCACCAAGGAATTTGTACTTGATCTATTGACAAAGTCATTAGTGTGTGGAACACTGATGGCAGTCGAATTTGTTCTTGATTTTGTACCGGTGTTGGGCTCTCTAGCTGGCGGAGGGCTTTCTTTTGTAACTACCTTCTACATCCTGAAGAACTTTCTGTATGATGTTGCGGAAGATGCTGAGAATGTCCGGGCAAAAGCTGCAGAGTTCCAACCTGAGTTAAGTGCCAAGAAACACACAGAGTGA